The Candidatus Ozemobacteraceae bacterium sequence GGGCCAGCCCGAGGGAACTCACCAGTTCGTTCAATCGGGTGACGAGACTCCTGGGGCAATCGCCGTCACTGTCGAAAAGAACGAGAATGCCTCGGCAGTCACCCCGGCGGGCGGCAAGTGAAAGAACGCTTCGCAAGCCTGTCTCCGAACACAGTGCGCTTCTCTTCTGACGCATGGGCTTCAGGATGTCGACGCCCCGGACGCCGGCCTCATCGAGAATCCGCCGCAACAGAATCGGCACGGCCTCGATCTCGCCGTGCCCTTCGACGATCGGCTGAATGGCGGGAGTCATTTGTCGGAACTCCTTTTGGAAGCCTCTTTGCCGGCCGCTGAAGATTCCTCCGGAAGAAGAGCCCCCGCTCGCAACAGTTCTCCCGCCCCCATGATGTGATCGCGTATGGCGGACCGCGCCGCTGCGTCAACGGGGAGAATCGCGGACGCCCCGCGTTCCCAGACCCCGACGCGAAGATGCTCATCCGCGATCCACTTGGCATCGAGGAGTTCCGGACTGTGTGTCGTGACGATGACCTGCATCGACACGGCCGCCTGCCGGATCATGTCGAGGATCGCCGGCAGGGCGCCCGGATGGATCGTGGCTTCGGGCTCCTCGATGACCATCACCGTCGGGGTGGGTTTCTGGAAGACCGCCATCAACAGCCCGAGAGCCCGCAGGGTGCCGTCGGACATCGTGGACGATTCGAACTGGAGCCGCTTTCCCGGCGCCCATTCCTGGGTGAATTCCATCGTCAACTTGTTGCTGTGCTTCTTGGGGCGGACAGATAATGTATCTGGAACGATAGCGGCCAGGAACTCCTGCACGCGTTCGAAGGCCTGCCGGTCCGTGCGGCTCAACTCCTGGAGAACGCTTGCCGCGTTGCTGCCGTCCCGTTTCAACCCCATGCCGCTGTCGGGATCTTGCATGTCCCGAAGACGGGCCGGTTCGATGGAATACACGCGCATGCCGCTCAGGGTCCGCAGAAGGGGGGCAAAACGCGCGTCGCCGCCGACAACCGGAAGGCACAACGCGGCCGGCTCGAGAGCCGGATTGATTCCCTCGGCCTTGGTTTTGAACCCATGCCGGCTGGATCGATCGAAGGAACTGAGCGTGCCGTCATTCAGCTCCACTTCGGCCGTTTCACGGATGATCTCGAACCCATAGTTGGGAAGCGCCTTGATTTCGAGGGAGTATCGACCCCGCTTCGCTTCTCCGTTCATCGGGCCCAGCTCGAGGGTGAGGCCG is a genomic window containing:
- a CDS encoding AAA family ATPase → MSRIRMPVIQKLFIKRFRSYPAAEVTFGNPLFIVGRNGSGKSNFADIFAFVADAMKSPLQAVFDSRGGIGAVRNRSTGSGYSPNLGLTLELGPMNGEAKRGRYSLEIKALPNYGFEIIRETAEVELNDGTLSSFDRSSRHGFKTKAEGINPALEPAALCLPVVGGDARFAPLLRTLSGMRVYSIEPARLRDMQDPDSGMGLKRDGSNAASVLQELSRTDRQAFERVQEFLAAIVPDTLSVRPKKHSNKLTMEFTQEWAPGKRLQFESSTMSDGTLRALGLLMAVFQKPTPTVMVIEEPEATIHPGALPAILDMIRQAAVSMQVIVTTHSPELLDAKWIADEHLRVGVWERGASAILPVDAAARSAIRDHIMGAGELLRAGALLPEESSAAGKEASKRSSDK